A stretch of the Streptomyces sp. NBC_01428 genome encodes the following:
- a CDS encoding aldo/keto reductase, with protein sequence MSITSLLPGALGFGTAPLGNMFRAIPDEEAAATVEAAWDQGIRYFDTAPFYGAGLSELRLGEVLARHPREDFVLSTKVGRVILDETEDPAARDLGEKGGLFEHGRPNKMVNDYSADATLRSVEDSLKRLRTDRLDIVWVHDVAQDFYGDEWLAAYESARTGAFRVLQKLREEGVIKAWGLGVNRVEPLELTLDLDEPKPDAFLLAGRYTLLDHDRALQRLLPSAAEQGVDVVVGGPYSSGILAGGTHFEYQQAPAHIVEKVERIKAVARRHGVGIKAAALQFSLAHPATAAAIPGATRPSRIAEDVAALGESIPAGFWAELRAQRLMAQDAPVPVTAA encoded by the coding sequence ATGAGCATCACGTCGCTTCTGCCCGGAGCGCTCGGTTTCGGCACCGCACCGCTCGGCAACATGTTCCGCGCCATCCCCGACGAGGAGGCCGCGGCCACCGTCGAAGCTGCCTGGGACCAGGGCATCCGCTACTTCGACACCGCGCCCTTCTACGGGGCGGGCCTTTCCGAGCTGCGGCTCGGCGAGGTACTGGCGCGGCACCCGCGCGAGGACTTCGTCCTCAGCACGAAGGTCGGCCGCGTGATCCTCGACGAGACCGAGGACCCGGCCGCGCGCGATCTCGGCGAGAAGGGCGGCCTCTTCGAACACGGCCGGCCGAACAAGATGGTGAACGACTACTCCGCCGACGCCACCCTGCGGTCCGTCGAGGACAGCCTGAAGCGCCTGCGGACCGACCGCCTCGACATCGTGTGGGTGCACGACGTCGCCCAGGACTTCTACGGGGACGAGTGGCTCGCGGCCTACGAGAGCGCCCGCACCGGCGCCTTCCGCGTGCTGCAGAAGCTGCGCGAGGAGGGGGTCATCAAGGCCTGGGGCCTGGGCGTGAACCGGGTGGAGCCGCTGGAGCTCACCCTGGACCTGGACGAGCCGAAGCCCGACGCGTTCCTGCTGGCCGGCCGGTACACGCTGCTCGATCACGACCGAGCCCTCCAGCGTCTCCTGCCGTCCGCCGCCGAGCAGGGCGTCGACGTCGTGGTCGGCGGCCCGTACAGCTCCGGCATCCTCGCCGGCGGCACGCACTTCGAGTACCAGCAGGCTCCCGCGCACATCGTCGAGAAGGTGGAGCGCATCAAGGCGGTGGCCCGGCGGCACGGCGTCGGCATCAAGGCCGCCGCACTGCAGTTCTCCCTCGCCCACCCGGCGACGGCCGCCGCGATCCCGGGCGCGACCAGGCCGAGCCGCATCGCCGAGGACGTGGCGGCCCTCGGTGAGAGCATCCCGGCCGGATTCTGGGCCGAGCTGCGCGCGCAGCGCCTGATGGCCCAGGACGCTCCCGTGCCCGTAACCGCCGCCTGA
- a CDS encoding TetR/AcrR family transcriptional regulator, protein MPRPPDQAKRRDLLDQVRDHLVRNGLAGLSLRPLARALGTSDRMLLYYFGTKERMVAEALALDERRPLRQAQELLADAGSPGDPSRVRRFMEEIWQRFGRPDLRAALPLYVEIMAASVLHSDRYGPVMRAVLAEWTALLASAFRDLGMAEERARAEADLLVDACLGLLIAPLGDGDWARADAAFHTLLDRLEPAWRIP, encoded by the coding sequence ATGCCGCGCCCTCCTGACCAGGCAAAACGGCGAGACCTCCTGGACCAGGTCCGGGATCACCTGGTCCGCAACGGTCTGGCCGGTCTCTCCCTGCGCCCCCTCGCCCGGGCCCTGGGCACCAGTGACCGCATGCTGCTCTACTACTTCGGGACGAAGGAGCGCATGGTCGCCGAGGCCCTCGCACTCGACGAGCGACGGCCCCTCCGGCAGGCCCAGGAGCTGCTCGCGGACGCGGGCTCCCCCGGGGACCCGAGCAGGGTCCGCCGCTTCATGGAGGAGATCTGGCAGCGCTTCGGCAGGCCCGATCTGCGCGCCGCGCTCCCCCTGTACGTGGAGATCATGGCCGCCAGCGTGCTCCACTCCGACCGGTACGGACCCGTGATGCGCGCCGTGCTCGCCGAGTGGACCGCGCTGCTCGCCTCCGCCTTCCGGGACCTCGGCATGGCCGAGGAACGGGCACGGGCGGAGGCCGACCTCCTGGTCGACGCGTGTCTCGGCCTGCTCATCGCGCCGCTGGGCGACGGCGACTGGGCCCGGGCCGACGCGGCTTTCCACACCCTCCTCGACCGTCTCGAACCCGCGTGGCGCATCCCCTGA
- a CDS encoding ATP-binding protein, which produces MAPWAIGPATVSRRGRFGRFSRLRSQETVGESGGVPAQDPDRPAKARPSSWITRNQALWSRTLEPLRPLDAPRGCATAWDASWPLPRELTSAGRARRLVTAQLDDWKLEELTDTAELLVSELVTNALRHTRGPLRLNLCGRGPHLRCEVEDTDPTGPVRRVVDADAESGRGTELLDLLAESWGSTRTATGKTMWFQIPMRTP; this is translated from the coding sequence ATGGCCCCCTGGGCCATCGGCCCCGCGACGGTCTCCCGTCGCGGACGCTTCGGCCGGTTCTCCCGTCTCCGATCCCAGGAGACGGTCGGCGAGAGCGGAGGGGTCCCCGCACAGGATCCGGACAGGCCCGCGAAGGCGCGGCCGAGCTCGTGGATCACCCGGAACCAGGCTCTCTGGTCCCGCACCCTCGAACCCCTGCGCCCGCTCGACGCCCCGCGCGGCTGCGCCACCGCCTGGGACGCCTCCTGGCCCCTGCCGCGCGAACTGACGTCGGCCGGCCGGGCCCGCCGCCTGGTCACGGCGCAGCTGGACGACTGGAAGCTGGAAGAGCTCACCGACACCGCCGAACTCCTGGTCAGTGAACTCGTCACCAACGCACTGCGGCACACGCGCGGCCCGCTGCGGCTGAACCTGTGCGGACGTGGCCCGCACCTGCGGTGCGAGGTGGAGGACACCGACCCCACCGGCCCCGTGCGCCGCGTCGTCGACGCCGACGCGGAAAGCGGCCGGGGCACGGAACTCCTCGACCTCCTCGCCGAATCCTGGGGCAGCACGCGCACCGCCACCGGCAAGACCATGTGGTTCCAGATACCCATGCGGACGCCCTGA
- a CDS encoding SRPBCC family protein: MATTTASVDIDVAPDRVWQLVGGFGSLPDWLPYIPVSELSEGGRVRRLENEDGEVIVERLQAFDDEHRTYSYSILRAPFPVTGYRSTLTVHESAEPGRARVEWSGSFTPDGISDADAVTLFHGIYTQGLDALVQTLASAPATR, translated from the coding sequence GTGGCCACGACCACCGCGTCCGTCGACATCGACGTCGCACCCGACCGCGTCTGGCAGCTCGTCGGCGGCTTCGGCTCGCTGCCCGACTGGCTTCCCTACATCCCCGTCAGCGAGCTGAGCGAGGGCGGTCGGGTACGCCGCCTGGAGAACGAGGACGGTGAGGTGATCGTCGAACGCCTCCAGGCCTTCGACGACGAGCACCGCACCTACAGCTACTCGATCCTGCGGGCCCCGTTCCCGGTCACCGGCTACCGGTCGACGCTCACCGTGCACGAGAGTGCCGAGCCGGGCAGGGCCCGCGTGGAGTGGTCCGGCTCCTTCACCCCCGACGGCATCAGTGACGCCGACGCGGTGACGCTGTTCCACGGCATCTACACCCAGGGGCTGGACGCGCTCGTCCAGACCCTCGCCTCCGCCCCGGCGACCCGGTAG
- the msrA gene encoding peptide-methionine (S)-S-oxide reductase MsrA, whose translation MSRNEEKALLAGGCFWGVEELIRTFPGVLDTRVGYSGGDVPNATYRNHGTHAEAIEITFDPTKTDYRTILEYFFQIHDPSTKNRQGNDIGLSYRSAIYYFDDEQKRVAEDTIADVDASGLWPGKVVTEVVPAGPFWEAEPEHQDYLQRYPDGYTCHFVRPNWRLPKRAQA comes from the coding sequence ATGAGCCGGAACGAGGAGAAGGCCCTGCTGGCGGGCGGCTGCTTCTGGGGCGTGGAGGAGCTGATCAGGACGTTCCCGGGTGTCCTGGACACGCGGGTGGGCTACAGCGGGGGCGACGTCCCGAACGCGACGTACCGGAACCACGGCACGCACGCCGAGGCGATCGAGATCACCTTCGACCCCACGAAGACCGACTACCGGACGATCCTGGAGTACTTCTTCCAGATCCACGACCCGTCCACGAAGAACCGCCAGGGCAACGACATCGGTCTCAGCTACCGGTCCGCGATCTACTACTTCGACGACGAGCAGAAGCGTGTCGCCGAGGACACCATCGCCGACGTCGACGCCTCCGGTCTGTGGCCCGGCAAGGTCGTGACCGAGGTCGTGCCGGCCGGTCCGTTCTGGGAGGCGGAGCCGGAGCACCAGGACTACCTCCAGCGCTACCCCGACGGGTACACCTGCCACTTCGTCCGCCCGAACTGGCGGCTGCCGAAGCGCGCGCAGGCCTGA
- a CDS encoding alpha/beta fold hydrolase, translating into MTSLALRGTTIHYDDSGRADGLPVLLIHGHPFNRTLWAPQVTALVAAGHRVVTPDLRGYGDSGVEEGSVHLDAFADDLVGLLDHLGIDRAVVGGVSMGGQIAMEMQRSHAGRVRALVLSDTSAPAETDEGKAVRNRMADRLLAEGMGGYADEVIGKMLAAYNVTAMPDVAARVLAMMRSTDPRGAAAALRGRAERPDYRATLAAVRSPVLIVVGADDVFTPVADAEALHALVPHAVLTVVDGAGHLPGAEQPDLFNSALLDFLTTRVATAG; encoded by the coding sequence ATGACCTCACTGGCGCTGCGCGGCACGACGATCCACTACGACGACTCCGGCCGGGCCGACGGGCTCCCCGTGCTGCTGATCCACGGGCACCCCTTCAACCGGACCCTGTGGGCACCCCAGGTGACCGCCCTCGTGGCCGCCGGACACCGAGTCGTCACCCCTGACCTGCGCGGCTACGGCGACAGCGGGGTCGAAGAGGGTTCCGTGCACCTCGACGCCTTCGCCGACGACCTCGTCGGGCTGCTCGACCACCTCGGCATCGACCGGGCCGTGGTCGGCGGGGTGTCGATGGGCGGCCAGATCGCCATGGAGATGCAACGGAGTCACGCCGGACGGGTGCGCGCCCTCGTCCTGTCGGACACCTCGGCGCCGGCCGAGACGGACGAGGGGAAGGCCGTCCGCAACCGGATGGCGGACCGGCTCCTGGCCGAGGGGATGGGCGGTTACGCCGACGAGGTCATCGGCAAGATGCTCGCCGCGTACAACGTCACCGCGATGCCCGACGTGGCCGCTCGCGTGCTCGCCATGATGCGTTCCACGGATCCCCGGGGCGCCGCGGCGGCTCTGCGCGGCCGGGCCGAGCGTCCCGACTACCGCGCCACGCTCGCCGCCGTCCGGTCCCCAGTCCTGATCGTCGTCGGAGCCGACGACGTGTTCACACCGGTCGCCGACGCCGAGGCCCTCCACGCCCTCGTCCCGCACGCGGTCCTGACCGTGGTCGACGGCGCCGGCCACCTGCCCGGCGCGGAACAGCCCGACCTTTTCAACAGCGCCCTGCTGGACTTCCTGACAACTCGGGTGGCCACCGCCGGGTGA
- a CDS encoding LysR substrate-binding domain-containing protein — protein sequence MLDLRQLRYFVAVAEDEHVGRAAERLHISQSPLSRQIAQLEKNLGLTLFERSQQRIRLTSDGRVFLTEARALLRHADRLENLGRRLGRGEEGGLCIGYVADAMHTGVLPSALRALREDRPGIHVALYDQESAAQFEGLRQRSLDIALVRTPPGDDDQDLDAAPLLRDPLLLVLPAGHPLAEQDDLTPEALDGQPWIAVGDAQDPAWRDTFVASCVASGFTPDIRLDAADPLTALGLVASGLGLALIQRSMVRGTSDGVAVRELPWYEGSIQLWAAWHRVDLRPVVAEFRATVLAERGAARAGTTA from the coding sequence ATGCTTGACCTGCGACAACTGCGCTACTTCGTCGCCGTGGCCGAGGACGAACACGTCGGCCGTGCCGCCGAGCGCCTGCACATCTCCCAGTCGCCGCTCAGCCGGCAGATCGCCCAGCTGGAGAAGAACCTGGGACTCACCCTGTTCGAACGCAGCCAGCAGCGCATCCGGCTCACCTCCGACGGCAGGGTTTTCCTGACCGAGGCGCGTGCCCTGCTGCGGCACGCGGACCGACTGGAGAACCTGGGCCGGCGCCTCGGCCGGGGCGAGGAGGGCGGCCTGTGCATCGGTTACGTCGCCGACGCGATGCACACCGGCGTCCTGCCCTCCGCCCTGCGGGCCCTGCGCGAGGACCGCCCCGGCATCCATGTCGCTCTCTACGACCAGGAGTCGGCCGCGCAGTTCGAGGGCCTGCGCCAGCGCAGCCTGGACATCGCCCTCGTCCGCACCCCGCCCGGCGACGACGATCAGGACCTGGACGCGGCGCCCCTGCTCCGGGACCCACTGCTCCTGGTGCTGCCCGCGGGACACCCTCTCGCGGAGCAGGACGACCTGACCCCCGAGGCGCTCGACGGGCAGCCGTGGATCGCGGTCGGCGACGCCCAGGACCCGGCGTGGCGCGACACGTTCGTCGCGTCCTGCGTCGCCTCCGGCTTCACCCCGGACATCCGACTCGACGCGGCCGACCCCCTCACCGCACTCGGCCTGGTCGCCTCCGGCCTCGGCCTCGCGCTCATCCAGCGGAGCATGGTCCGCGGCACCTCCGACGGTGTCGCCGTCCGCGAACTGCCCTGGTACGAAGGGTCCATCCAGCTGTGGGCCGCCTGGCACCGCGTCGATCTGCGGCCGGTCGTCGCGGAGTTCCGCGCGACGGTCCTCGCGGAACGCGGCGCCGCACGAGCCGGGACGACGGCCTGA
- the metG gene encoding methionine--tRNA ligase: MTASRHYVTTTIPYVNSRPHLGFALELVQADTLARHWRRRGSEVRLLSGTDDNSLKNVLAAEAEGVDVRVLVDRNADAFAALSAPLDLSLDDFIRTSSDPRHRVGVERLWRRCAAAGDLYRKEYEGLYCVGCEQFYTPGELVGGRCAEHGTEPRRVAEENWFFRLSRHADRLHRLVSDGVLRVEPAVRRNEVLALIESGLHDFSVSRSQARARGWGIPVPDDPGQVVYVWWDALGNYVTSLGYGTDEAAYGRWWAGDGRRVHLAGKGVVRFHAVYWPAILLSAGLPLPTDVLVHDYLTVGGRKISKSGPDTVDPVALTDAYGTDAVRWWLLRDVPRVGDADFTPERLTARANADFAGGLGNLVHRVVTMVHRYRAGTVPSPSGVEPGVEPLDGVCRRAPGRVDAALEDYDFRRAVSAVWEIVEAANRCVDTVRPWELARAEGRGDHAAGRRLDDVLAALVAACRLLADELAPFVPGAAARIGEQVGPTGNGTLPPASPLFTPLRDGG, from the coding sequence ATGACCGCATCACGCCACTACGTCACGACGACCATCCCGTACGTCAACTCCCGCCCCCACCTGGGCTTCGCCCTGGAACTCGTCCAGGCGGACACGCTGGCCCGCCACTGGCGCCGAAGAGGGAGCGAGGTCCGCCTCCTCAGCGGCACCGACGACAACTCCCTCAAGAACGTCCTCGCCGCCGAGGCCGAGGGCGTCGACGTGCGGGTGCTGGTCGACCGCAACGCCGACGCGTTCGCCGCCCTGAGCGCCCCGCTCGACCTCTCGCTGGACGACTTCATCCGCACCAGCAGCGACCCCCGCCACCGGGTCGGCGTGGAACGGCTGTGGCGCCGCTGCGCCGCCGCGGGCGACCTCTACCGCAAGGAGTACGAGGGCCTGTACTGCGTCGGCTGCGAGCAGTTCTACACCCCCGGTGAACTGGTCGGGGGCCGCTGCGCCGAGCACGGCACCGAGCCCCGACGCGTCGCCGAGGAGAACTGGTTCTTCCGTCTGTCGCGCCATGCCGACCGACTCCACCGGCTGGTCAGCGACGGGGTGTTGCGCGTCGAACCCGCCGTCCGCCGCAACGAGGTCCTCGCCCTGATCGAGAGCGGCCTGCACGACTTCTCCGTCTCCCGCTCGCAGGCCCGCGCCCGCGGCTGGGGCATCCCCGTGCCCGACGACCCCGGCCAGGTGGTCTACGTCTGGTGGGACGCCCTCGGCAACTACGTCACCAGCCTCGGCTACGGCACCGACGAGGCCGCGTACGGGCGGTGGTGGGCGGGAGACGGACGCCGCGTGCACCTGGCGGGCAAGGGTGTCGTGCGCTTCCACGCCGTGTACTGGCCGGCGATCCTGCTGTCGGCCGGACTGCCGCTGCCCACGGACGTCCTGGTCCACGACTACCTCACGGTCGGCGGCCGCAAGATCAGCAAATCCGGTCCGGACACCGTCGACCCGGTCGCGCTCACCGACGCGTACGGCACCGACGCCGTCCGCTGGTGGCTGCTGCGGGACGTGCCCCGGGTCGGGGACGCCGACTTCACCCCGGAACGGCTGACCGCCCGCGCCAACGCGGACTTCGCCGGCGGGCTGGGCAACCTCGTCCATCGTGTCGTGACCATGGTCCACCGGTACCGTGCCGGGACGGTCCCCTCTCCCAGCGGTGTCGAACCCGGGGTGGAGCCGCTGGACGGCGTGTGCCGAAGAGCCCCCGGCCGGGTCGACGCCGCCCTGGAGGACTACGACTTCCGTCGGGCCGTGAGCGCCGTGTGGGAGATCGTGGAAGCCGCGAACCGCTGCGTCGACACCGTGCGCCCGTGGGAACTGGCGCGCGCAGAGGGGCGCGGAGACCACGCGGCGGGCAGGCGCCTGGACGACGTCCTCGCCGCGCTGGTGGCGGCGTGCCGTCTTCTGGCCGACGAGCTCGCGCCCTTCGTCCCCGGCGCCGCCGCACGGATCGGCGAACAGGTCGGCCCCACCGGGAACGGGACGCTCCCGCCCGCGTCCCCGCTCTTCACCCCGCTCCGCGACGGCGGCTAG
- a CDS encoding sigma-70 family RNA polymerase sigma factor, producing the protein MRRQHGVDPAALVTAARAGDSEAQDALVGAYLPLVYNVVGRALNGSVDVDDVVQNTMLRALDGLDGLRSPENFRSWLVAIAMNQVRAHWQDRQLAPGGVEEAEHLADPGADFVDLTMWQLQLSGQRQETALATRWLEPDDRAVLSLWWLECAGELTRAEVAEALELSPQHAAVQVQRMKAQLETARVVVRALDAQPPCSELNGLLGSWNGRPSALWRKRIARHARGCVRCSGLWNGLMPAEGLLAGLALIAASPGLLAALRPGPDGMVAAASASRLRDAGGDRGSHAGGAGHRAPRGGGSASRLEARRRRRVRRRAVGGAVVAACVAGGGLWYFAIDSGTPNEGATAARTAGDPVMDLSAPGADGISASPSASTSPSASPSPSASRSARPKPSKTDRRAVPSVPASPSAAPPTRRASATPRAQAAPSGTVAQVVSLVNEERAAARCGPLTENADLEEAALDHSEDMAARDFFDHSNPDGEDPGQRITAAGYRWSTYGENIARGQQTPESVMDSWMNSPGHRANILNCSFKNIGVGVHKGAGGPWWTQDFGAKM; encoded by the coding sequence ATGAGGAGACAGCACGGGGTGGACCCGGCGGCACTGGTCACTGCCGCCCGAGCGGGCGACTCGGAGGCTCAGGACGCCCTGGTCGGCGCCTATCTCCCCCTGGTCTACAACGTCGTCGGACGCGCGCTGAACGGCTCGGTCGACGTGGACGACGTCGTGCAGAACACCATGCTCCGCGCCCTGGACGGCCTCGACGGGCTGCGCTCTCCGGAGAACTTCCGCTCCTGGCTCGTGGCGATCGCGATGAACCAGGTGCGCGCCCACTGGCAGGACCGCCAGCTCGCCCCTGGCGGCGTCGAGGAGGCCGAACACCTCGCGGACCCGGGCGCCGACTTCGTGGACCTCACCATGTGGCAGCTCCAGCTGTCCGGCCAGCGCCAGGAGACCGCGCTCGCCACGCGCTGGCTGGAGCCCGACGACCGTGCGGTGCTCTCCCTGTGGTGGCTGGAGTGCGCCGGAGAACTGACCCGCGCCGAGGTCGCCGAGGCACTGGAGCTGTCCCCACAGCACGCGGCGGTCCAGGTGCAGCGCATGAAGGCGCAGCTGGAGACGGCTCGGGTGGTCGTACGGGCCCTCGACGCGCAGCCGCCCTGTTCGGAACTGAACGGGCTGCTCGGCTCCTGGAACGGCCGGCCCTCGGCGCTGTGGCGCAAGCGAATAGCCCGGCACGCGCGTGGCTGCGTCCGCTGCTCAGGACTGTGGAACGGGCTGATGCCCGCCGAGGGACTGCTGGCCGGCCTGGCCCTCATCGCGGCCTCCCCCGGACTGCTCGCGGCGCTGCGGCCCGGCCCGGACGGGATGGTCGCCGCCGCATCGGCGTCCCGGCTGCGGGACGCCGGAGGCGACCGCGGCTCGCACGCCGGCGGCGCCGGGCACCGTGCCCCTCGCGGCGGTGGATCGGCGTCGCGCCTGGAAGCGCGCCGGCGCCGTCGGGTGAGGCGCCGGGCGGTCGGCGGCGCCGTCGTCGCCGCCTGTGTGGCGGGCGGGGGCCTCTGGTACTTCGCGATCGACTCCGGGACCCCGAACGAGGGAGCCACCGCCGCGCGTACCGCGGGCGACCCCGTCATGGACCTCTCGGCGCCGGGCGCCGACGGCATCTCGGCCTCGCCCTCGGCGTCGACTTCCCCGTCCGCGTCGCCGTCACCCTCCGCGTCGAGGTCGGCCCGGCCGAAGCCGTCCAAGACCGACCGTCGCGCCGTGCCGAGCGTGCCCGCCTCCCCGTCAGCGGCACCGCCGACCCGCCGAGCCTCCGCCACTCCGAGGGCCCAGGCGGCCCCGTCGGGCACCGTGGCCCAGGTGGTCTCGCTGGTGAACGAGGAACGCGCCGCCGCCCGCTGTGGTCCGCTCACCGAGAACGCGGACCTGGAGGAAGCGGCGCTGGACCACTCCGAGGACATGGCGGCCCGTGACTTCTTCGACCACAGCAACCCCGACGGCGAGGACCCCGGCCAGCGCATCACCGCCGCGGGCTACCGCTGGTCCACGTACGGCGAGAACATCGCCCGGGGCCAGCAGACCCCGGAGTCGGTGATGGACTCCTGGATGAACAGCCCTGGCCATCGGGCGAACATCCTCAACTGCTCGTTCAAGAACATCGGCGTCGGCGTGCACAAGGGCGCGGGCGGCCCGTGGTGGACGCAGGACTTCGGCGCCAAGATGTGA
- a CDS encoding DEAD/DEAH box helicase: MNAKPPASGRHRTGDHRPVTAPQGEVATPETVSPGLPPVTSFDELGLPPELLTTLTGLGVTEPFPVQAATLPNALAGRDVLGRARTGSGKTLAFGLALLARTAGRRAEPKQPLALVLVPTRELAQQVDDALAPYAQALDLRLTTVVGGLSINRQTAALRTGVEVLVATPGRLADLMSRRDCYLNQVRIAVLDEADQMCDLGFLPQVSKILEQVHPDGQRLLFSATLDRNVDQLVREHLHDPVLASVDRMAASVTTMEHHVLNIHASDKYATATEIAARDGRVLMFLDTKAGVDQFTRHLRASGIRASALHSGKSQPQRTHTLGQFKDGEITVLVATNVAARGIHIDDLDLVVNVDPPADAKDYLHRGGRTARAGESGRVVTLVTQNQRRDVNRMMSEAGIRPTVTQVRSGESALSEITGAKRPPTPPKGTGNAAFRGMGTRPGRPAKETRKAADARKAAEARAAARVRKSR; encoded by the coding sequence ATGAACGCGAAGCCTCCGGCTTCTGGACGGCACCGCACCGGCGACCACCGGCCGGTGACAGCACCGCAGGGCGAGGTCGCGACGCCGGAGACGGTCTCCCCCGGTCTGCCGCCGGTCACGTCCTTCGACGAGCTCGGACTGCCGCCGGAGCTGCTGACGACGTTGACCGGCCTCGGGGTGACGGAGCCCTTCCCGGTCCAGGCGGCGACGCTGCCGAACGCGCTCGCCGGGCGGGACGTACTCGGCCGGGCCCGCACCGGTTCCGGCAAGACGCTGGCGTTCGGGCTCGCCCTGCTCGCCCGGACGGCGGGACGGCGGGCGGAGCCCAAGCAGCCGCTGGCACTGGTGCTGGTTCCGACGCGGGAACTCGCCCAGCAGGTGGACGACGCCCTCGCACCGTACGCGCAGGCGCTGGACCTGCGGCTGACGACCGTGGTCGGCGGGCTCTCCATCAACCGGCAGACAGCGGCGCTGCGCACCGGCGTCGAGGTGCTCGTCGCGACACCGGGCCGCCTCGCGGACCTGATGTCACGCCGGGACTGTTACCTCAACCAGGTGCGGATCGCGGTGCTGGACGAGGCCGACCAGATGTGCGACCTGGGGTTCCTGCCACAGGTGTCGAAGATCCTGGAGCAGGTGCACCCCGACGGGCAGCGCCTGCTGTTCTCGGCCACCCTCGACCGCAACGTCGACCAGCTCGTCCGCGAGCACCTGCACGACCCCGTTCTCGCCTCCGTCGACAGGATGGCCGCCTCGGTCACCACGATGGAACACCACGTGCTGAACATCCACGCCTCCGACAAGTACGCGACGGCGACCGAGATCGCCGCACGGGACGGCCGGGTGCTGATGTTCCTGGACACCAAGGCCGGTGTGGACCAGTTCACCCGTCACCTTCGGGCGAGCGGCATCAGGGCCTCCGCCCTGCACAGCGGGAAGTCGCAGCCGCAGCGCACCCACACGCTCGGCCAGTTCAAGGACGGTGAGATCACCGTCCTCGTCGCCACGAACGTCGCGGCGCGGGGCATCCACATCGACGACCTGGACCTCGTGGTCAATGTCGACCCGCCGGCCGACGCCAAGGACTACCTGCACCGGGGCGGGCGCACCGCGCGGGCAGGCGAGTCCGGACGGGTGGTCACCCTGGTCACGCAGAACCAGCGACGCGACGTGAACCGGATGATGTCCGAAGCCGGGATCCGGCCGACCGTCACCCAGGTCCGTTCGGGAGAGTCGGCGCTGTCCGAGATCACCGGCGCCAAGCGCCCGCCGACCCCGCCGAAGGGCACCGGCAACGCGGCGTTCCGCGGCATGGGCACCCGCCCGGGGCGCCCGGCGAAGGAGACCCGCAAGGCAGCCGACGCCCGGAAGGCGGCGGAGGCCCGCGCGGCGGCCCGGGTGCGCAAGAGCCGCTGA
- a CDS encoding MHYT domain-containing protein, producing MNGTIDGFSYGLVTPVAAFVMACVGSALGLRCVVRTIHHEPGWRTGWLALGAASLGCGIWTMHFIAMTGFSVQQTSITYDIPLTVLSLVVAIVVVSAGVFIVGSRGATRASLAVGGSITGIGVATMHYLGMFAMQLNGDLRYDTVTVALSLVIALVAATAALWAAVSVQGFLRSLGASLVMGLAVTGMHYTGMAAVSVHLHDTSTQVANGQSGASLLLPMLIGPVIFLILAGAIVMFDPVLILGQGEWNKSAGGRSGSTGGNGPGSPVAPDREDLFASHDGRRPGGR from the coding sequence ATGAACGGCACGATCGACGGCTTCAGCTACGGGCTCGTCACACCGGTGGCGGCCTTCGTCATGGCCTGCGTGGGATCGGCACTCGGACTGCGCTGCGTGGTCCGCACGATCCACCATGAGCCCGGCTGGCGGACGGGCTGGCTCGCACTCGGAGCGGCTTCGCTCGGCTGCGGGATCTGGACGATGCACTTCATCGCCATGACCGGCTTCTCCGTACAGCAGACATCCATCACCTACGACATACCTCTCACCGTCCTCAGCCTGGTCGTGGCGATCGTCGTGGTCTCGGCGGGCGTCTTCATCGTCGGCAGCCGCGGCGCCACGCGGGCCTCCCTCGCGGTGGGCGGCAGCATCACCGGTATCGGCGTCGCGACCATGCACTACCTCGGCATGTTCGCCATGCAGCTCAACGGCGACCTCCGGTACGACACGGTCACCGTGGCGCTGTCCCTGGTCATCGCCCTGGTGGCGGCCACGGCGGCACTGTGGGCCGCCGTCTCCGTCCAGGGGTTCCTGCGTTCCCTCGGAGCCAGCCTCGTCATGGGACTGGCGGTCACCGGCATGCACTACACCGGCATGGCCGCGGTGAGTGTCCACCTGCACGACACGTCCACGCAGGTCGCGAACGGCCAGTCCGGCGCCTCGCTCCTGCTGCCGATGCTGATCGGCCCGGTCATCTTCCTCATCCTCGCCGGGGCGATCGTCATGTTCGACCCGGTCCTGATCCTCGGCCAGGGCGAGTGGAACAAGTCCGCCGGCGGTCGCTCCGGGTCCACGGGCGGCAACGGCCCCGGCTCCCCCGTCGCCCCCGACCGCGAGGACCTCTTCGCCTCGCACGACGGCCGCCGACCGGGCGGCCGGTAG